From one Rhopalosiphum padi isolate XX-2018 chromosome 2, ASM2088224v1, whole genome shotgun sequence genomic stretch:
- the LOC132921355 gene encoding uncharacterized protein LOC132921355, producing MAFLRKTNFISDNYIRKFAVQHIDFPMKDWTKDDANHSTSVSPEDSLINWGDDDQLWIKETNQSELDAYVAILTDAGFNGNITDTQRKYTGNEKIPIEYMAFLRKTKFISDNYMKLFGVHKMNFPNINWTEDPPKKDYASTSVWRH from the exons ATggcatttttaagaaaaacaa ATTTCATATCGGATAATTACATAAGGAAGTTTGCCGTACAACATATTGATTTTCCTATGAAGGATTGGACTAAAGACGATGCAAATCATTCAACCAGCGTTAGTCCCGaag atagtcTAATAAATTGGGGTGACGATGACCAACTGTGGATAAAAGAAACAAATCAGAGCGAATTAg acGCATATGTAG CAATACTAACTGATGCTGGATTCAATG gCAACATTACTGACACTCAAAGAAAATATACAGGCAACGAAA aaattCCAATTGAATACATggcatttttaagaaaaacaa AATTCATATCGGATAATTACATGAAGTTGTTTGGCGTACACAAAATGAATTTTCCTAATATAAATTGGACTGAAGATCCTCCGAAAAAGGATTATGCAAGCACATCCGTTTGGAGacattaa